The following proteins are encoded in a genomic region of Amycolatopsis sulphurea:
- a CDS encoding maleylpyruvate isomerase N-terminal domain-containing protein, with the protein MSRELGTVDHGRLLEAFRIEARLLGEVAHAASPDVPVPATPGWTLNDLLQHVGSIHRYAVAWLRRGRRPGRWQTAPAAGESVAGFYESGHAELAAELAAHDPGTRAATWWPADPTYGFWRRRALHETLIHRVDAERAAAIGVPSVPEDLATDGVDEALTLYFGHRLTTMGISGTRHGTVGFHTEGYRAGGFRTGGHSWITRAGPGETEAWRCAQSEADTADAVVTGSPATVYLWLWGRTPVTATHTEGDHELSAQLWALLRLATR; encoded by the coding sequence ATGTCGCGTGAACTCGGCACGGTCGATCACGGCCGGTTGCTCGAGGCGTTCCGGATCGAGGCCCGCCTGCTGGGCGAGGTGGCCCACGCGGCGTCGCCGGACGTTCCCGTGCCGGCCACCCCCGGGTGGACGCTGAACGATCTGCTCCAGCACGTCGGCAGCATCCACCGGTACGCGGTGGCGTGGCTGCGCCGGGGCCGCCGTCCCGGGCGATGGCAGACGGCTCCGGCCGCGGGCGAGTCCGTGGCCGGGTTCTACGAGTCCGGGCACGCGGAGCTGGCCGCCGAGCTGGCCGCGCACGACCCGGGGACCCGCGCCGCCACCTGGTGGCCCGCCGATCCGACGTACGGTTTCTGGCGCCGCCGCGCCCTGCACGAAACCCTGATCCACCGGGTGGACGCCGAACGCGCCGCGGCCATCGGCGTCCCGTCGGTCCCGGAAGACCTGGCCACCGACGGCGTGGACGAGGCGCTCACTCTCTACTTTGGACACCGCCTCACCACCATGGGCATCTCCGGTACCCGTCACGGCACCGTGGGCTTTCACACCGAGGGTTACCGCGCCGGGGGTTTCCGCACGGGAGGCCACAGCTGGATCACCCGCGCCGGCCCCGGCGAAACCGAGGCTTGGCGCTGTGCCCAGTCCGAAGCGGATACTGCGGACGCCGTGGTCACCGGTTCTCCCGCCACCGTGTATCTCTGGCTGTGGGGCCGGACACCGGTGACAGCGACCCATACCGAGGGGGATCACGAGCTGTCCGCGCAGCTCTGGGCATTGCTCCGGCTGGCCACCCGCTGA